The Lysobacter gummosus genome includes a region encoding these proteins:
- a CDS encoding SlyX family protein, producing MADTELQQRLIDLETRVAFQEHALSELSDALAAARSEEARNSLLLFRALEEIKHMRAALATSPLTGETASEPPPPHY from the coding sequence TTGGCCGATACCGAACTCCAGCAGCGTCTGATCGACCTGGAAACGCGCGTGGCGTTCCAGGAGCACGCGCTGAGCGAACTCAGCGACGCGCTCGCCGCCGCGCGCAGCGAAGAGGCGCGCAATTCGTTGCTGCTGTTTCGCGCGCTCGAAGAGATCAAACACATGCGCGCCGCCTTGGCGACGAGCCCGCTGACCGGCGAAACCGCCAGCGAACCACCCCCGCCGCATTACTGA
- a CDS encoding SDR family NAD(P)-dependent oxidoreductase, producing MSALPSVLITGASTGIGAVYADRFARRGHDLILAARDLTRLNALAARLRQDYGVAVDVVPTDLNVPAALGRLEALLHNDERIGVLINNAGAAGTGGFLDQSPDQVAQLIGLNITALARLSAAVAPRFAAAGRGAIVNVGSVVGLAPELGMTVYGATKAFVLFLSQGLQLELGPKGVYVQAVLPSATRTEIWERSGKDIDALPAVMEVDDLVDAALAGYDRREPVTIPPLHDAGQWEAFEAARTAMLPNFMQSQPAPRYRAAA from the coding sequence GTGAGCGCACTTCCCTCCGTTCTGATCACCGGCGCCTCCACCGGCATCGGCGCTGTCTATGCCGACCGCTTCGCCCGTCGCGGCCACGATCTGATCCTGGCTGCCCGCGATCTGACCCGCCTGAACGCCCTGGCCGCGCGCCTGCGCCAGGATTACGGCGTCGCCGTCGATGTCGTCCCCACCGATCTCAACGTCCCGGCCGCCCTGGGCCGGCTCGAAGCCCTGTTGCACAACGACGAGCGCATCGGCGTGCTGATCAACAACGCCGGCGCCGCCGGGACCGGCGGCTTCCTCGACCAATCCCCGGATCAGGTCGCGCAGCTGATCGGCCTCAACATCACCGCCCTCGCCCGGCTGAGCGCCGCGGTCGCCCCGCGTTTCGCCGCCGCCGGCCGCGGCGCCATCGTCAACGTCGGCTCGGTGGTCGGCCTGGCGCCGGAGCTGGGCATGACCGTGTACGGCGCGACCAAGGCCTTCGTGCTGTTCCTCAGCCAGGGCCTGCAGCTCGAACTCGGCCCCAAGGGCGTGTACGTGCAGGCGGTGCTGCCGTCGGCGACGCGCACCGAGATCTGGGAGCGCTCGGGCAAGGATATCGACGCTCTGCCGGCGGTGATGGAAGTCGATGATCTGGTCGATGCCGCCCTGGCCGGTTACGACCGCCGCGAGCCGGTGACGATCCCGCCCCTGCACGACGCCGGCCAGTGGGAGGCCTTCGAGGCCGCCCGCACGGCGATGCTGCCGAATTTCATGCAATCCCAGCCCGCGCCGCGCTACCGCGCCGCCGCCTGA
- a CDS encoding acyl-CoA dehydrogenase family protein, translating into MDFGFTEEQLMIQDVARRIAQEKIAPSAEHHDHTGEFPLENIRTLGENGLMGIEVPAEYGGAGMDPISYVLAMVEIAAGDAAHSTIMSVNNSLFCNGILKFGTEAQKQLYVRAIAEGREIGAFALTEPQSGSDATAMRCKAVKQADGSFVINGKKSWITSGPVAKYIVLFAMTDPDKGARGITAFMIDTAKPGFHRGKTEPKLGIRASATCEIEFEDYVASADDVLGEEGHGFKIAMGVLDAGRIGIASQAIGIARAAYEATLTYVRERKAFGQPIGAFQMTQAKIADMKCKLDAALLLTLRAAWQKGQTEKHGGRFSNEAAIAKLTASEAAMWIAHQAVQIHGGMGYSKEMPLERYFRDAKITEIYEGTSEIQRLVIARNETGLR; encoded by the coding sequence GTGGATTTTGGCTTTACCGAAGAGCAGTTGATGATCCAGGACGTGGCGCGCCGTATCGCCCAGGAAAAGATTGCTCCCAGCGCCGAGCACCACGATCACACCGGCGAGTTCCCCCTGGAGAACATCCGCACCCTCGGCGAGAACGGGCTGATGGGCATCGAAGTGCCGGCCGAGTACGGCGGCGCGGGCATGGACCCGATCTCCTACGTGCTGGCGATGGTCGAAATTGCCGCCGGCGACGCCGCCCATTCGACCATCATGTCGGTCAACAATTCGCTGTTCTGCAACGGCATTCTCAAGTTCGGCACCGAGGCGCAGAAGCAGTTGTACGTGCGCGCCATCGCCGAGGGCCGCGAAATCGGCGCCTTCGCCCTGACCGAGCCGCAGTCGGGCTCCGACGCCACGGCCATGCGCTGCAAGGCGGTCAAGCAGGCCGACGGCAGCTTCGTCATCAACGGCAAGAAGAGCTGGATCACCTCCGGCCCGGTGGCGAAGTACATCGTATTGTTCGCGATGACCGACCCGGACAAGGGCGCGCGCGGCATCACCGCCTTCATGATCGACACCGCCAAGCCCGGTTTCCACCGCGGCAAGACCGAGCCCAAGCTCGGCATCCGCGCTTCGGCCACGTGCGAAATCGAGTTCGAGGACTATGTCGCCTCCGCCGACGACGTGCTGGGCGAGGAAGGCCACGGCTTCAAGATCGCCATGGGCGTGCTCGACGCCGGCCGCATCGGCATCGCCTCGCAGGCCATCGGCATCGCCCGCGCCGCCTACGAGGCCACCCTGACCTACGTGCGCGAGCGCAAGGCCTTCGGCCAGCCGATCGGCGCGTTCCAGATGACCCAGGCCAAGATCGCCGACATGAAGTGCAAGCTCGATGCGGCGCTGCTGCTGACCTTGCGCGCGGCCTGGCAGAAGGGCCAGACCGAGAAGCACGGCGGCCGTTTCAGCAACGAGGCCGCCATCGCCAAGCTCACCGCCTCGGAGGCGGCGATGTGGATCGCCCATCAGGCCGTGCAGATTCACGGCGGCATGGGCTATTCCAAGGAAATGCCGCTGGAGCGGTACTTCCGCGACGCCAAGATCACGGAAATCTACGAAGGCACCAGCGAGATCCAGCGCCTGGTCATCGCCCGCAACGAAACCGGTCTGCGCTGA
- a CDS encoding FKBP-type peptidyl-prolyl cis-trans isomerase, with protein sequence MRNTAFAFAVASMALFASGCDKTGKPAGDKAAEAKPGDKAADGKEVKVLGGMKTEKEQESYLIGMDMGRSLELLKDDLDLAVLQKAMQANMKGDKPLLTDEEAQQIRQRLQEKVRNKQVEKMVAMAKKNQEDGVKFLADNGKKAGVVTTASGLQYQILTEGKGVKPKVTDTVRVHYKGTLLDGKTFDSSYDRNEPAVFPLGAVVPGWQEGIALMPVGSKFKLWIPSKLGYGEQGTPGGPIGPNATLVFDVELLDIVKPDAPVGGPGSAAMGTGPKH encoded by the coding sequence ATGCGTAACACCGCCTTCGCGTTCGCCGTGGCCTCGATGGCGTTGTTCGCCTCCGGTTGCGACAAGACCGGCAAGCCGGCCGGCGACAAGGCCGCCGAGGCCAAGCCCGGCGACAAGGCGGCCGACGGCAAGGAGGTCAAGGTGCTCGGCGGCATGAAGACCGAGAAAGAGCAGGAAAGCTATCTGATCGGCATGGACATGGGCCGTTCGCTGGAACTGCTCAAGGACGATCTGGACCTGGCCGTGCTGCAGAAGGCCATGCAGGCCAACATGAAGGGCGACAAGCCGCTGCTGACCGATGAGGAAGCGCAGCAGATCCGTCAGCGCCTGCAGGAAAAAGTGCGCAACAAGCAGGTCGAGAAGATGGTCGCGATGGCCAAGAAGAACCAGGAAGACGGCGTCAAGTTTCTGGCCGACAACGGCAAGAAGGCCGGCGTGGTGACCACCGCTTCGGGCCTGCAGTATCAGATCCTGACCGAAGGCAAGGGCGTCAAGCCCAAGGTCACCGACACCGTGCGCGTGCATTACAAGGGCACGCTGCTCGACGGCAAGACCTTCGACAGCTCCTACGATCGCAACGAACCGGCGGTGTTCCCGCTCGGCGCGGTGGTCCCGGGCTGGCAGGAAGGCATCGCGCTGATGCCGGTGGGCAGCAAGTTCAAGCTGTGGATCCCGAGCAAGCTCGGCTACGGCGAACAAGGCACCCCGGGCGGCCCGATCGGCCCGAACGCGACCTTGGTGTTCGACGTCGAGCTGCTCGACATCGTCAAGCCCGACGCTCCGGTCGGCGGCCCGGGTTCGGCGGCCATGGGCACCGGTCCGAAGCACTGA
- a CDS encoding UDP-glucose dehydrogenase family protein translates to MRVTIFGTGYVGLVTGTCLADVGHDVVCVDIDQAKVEGLNRGVIPIYEPGLEPMVKANHAAGRLHFTTDAAAGIVHGDLIFIAVGTPPDEDGSADLRYVLAVASTIGRHIERPVVVVNKSTVPVGTADKVQATIARELENRGVQVAFDVASNPEFLKEGDAVNDCMRPDRIVIGASNQVAVEKLKRLYAPFNRNHERIVVMDLRSAELTKYAANAMLATKISFMNEIANIAEKVGADVEMVRHGIGSDPRIGWHFIYPGAGYGGSCFPKDVQALSRTAQQHGYSARLLDAVEEVNDSQKGHLFELIQRHYDGDIRGKTFAVWGLAFKPNTDDMREAPSRKLLAQLWAAGARVRAYDPEAGEEAQRIFGEREDLVLCDSARAALVDADALVVVTEWKQFRSPDFIRVRQALADGVIFDGRNLYHPDEVEAADLAYYGIGRGRSILIDGA, encoded by the coding sequence ATGCGCGTCACCATCTTCGGCACCGGTTACGTGGGCCTGGTTACCGGCACCTGCCTGGCCGATGTCGGTCACGACGTGGTCTGCGTCGATATCGACCAGGCCAAGGTCGAGGGCCTCAACCGCGGCGTGATCCCGATCTACGAGCCCGGCCTTGAGCCGATGGTCAAGGCCAACCACGCCGCCGGCCGTCTGCACTTCACCACCGACGCCGCCGCCGGCATCGTCCACGGCGACCTGATCTTCATCGCCGTCGGCACGCCGCCCGACGAAGACGGCAGCGCCGATCTGCGCTACGTGCTCGCGGTGGCTTCGACCATCGGCCGGCACATCGAGCGCCCGGTGGTGGTGGTCAACAAGTCCACCGTGCCGGTCGGCACCGCCGACAAGGTCCAGGCGACGATCGCGCGCGAGCTGGAAAACCGCGGCGTGCAGGTCGCCTTCGACGTGGCGTCCAATCCCGAATTCCTCAAGGAAGGCGATGCGGTCAACGACTGCATGCGTCCGGACCGCATCGTGATCGGCGCGTCCAATCAGGTCGCGGTGGAAAAACTCAAGCGCCTGTATGCGCCGTTCAACCGCAATCACGAACGCATCGTGGTGATGGACCTGCGTTCGGCGGAACTGACCAAGTACGCGGCCAACGCCATGCTCGCGACCAAGATCAGTTTCATGAACGAGATCGCCAACATCGCGGAGAAAGTCGGTGCCGACGTGGAGATGGTCCGCCACGGCATCGGTTCGGATCCGCGCATCGGCTGGCACTTCATCTATCCCGGCGCCGGCTACGGCGGCTCGTGCTTTCCCAAGGACGTGCAGGCGCTGTCGCGCACGGCGCAGCAGCACGGCTACAGCGCGCGCCTGCTCGACGCGGTGGAAGAGGTCAACGACAGCCAGAAGGGCCATCTGTTCGAACTGATCCAGCGCCATTACGACGGCGACATCCGCGGCAAGACCTTCGCTGTGTGGGGATTGGCGTTCAAGCCCAACACCGACGACATGCGCGAAGCGCCCAGCCGCAAGCTGCTCGCGCAGCTGTGGGCCGCCGGCGCGCGCGTGCGCGCCTACGACCCGGAAGCCGGCGAGGAAGCGCAGCGCATCTTCGGCGAGCGTGAAGACCTGGTGCTGTGCGATTCGGCGCGCGCCGCGCTGGTCGATGCCGATGCGCTGGTGGTGGTGACCGAGTGGAAGCAATTCCGCAGCCCGGATTTCATCCGCGTCCGCCAGGCGCTGGCCGACGGCGTGATCTTCGACGGACGCAACCTGTACCATCCCGATGAAGTCGAAGCCGCGGACCTGGCCTATTACGGCATCGGTCGCGGCCGCTCGATCCTGATCGACGGCGCCTGA
- a CDS encoding alpha/beta fold hydrolase, giving the protein MPDLLLFSHANGFPAPVYSVMLDALAARYRVVRPERIGHDPRYPVTLNWPHLVDELAARVEAAAGNARRIWLVGHSLGGYLSLLAAHRLADSAIASRLAGVIMLDSPLIAGWRAHLVLIGRRTGLDNLVMPTRATLQRRKHWPDRAAVRAHFLAKPAFARWDARVLNDYVEHGTRADDAGARELAFEREIEYRIYRSLPTTTLSGLSSKLRVPVGFLAGTHSRELRNAGTAATRRLVGERWAWIEGGHLFPMERPMETARAIEAMIDTIAPSEHREVAEASLAKAARA; this is encoded by the coding sequence ATGCCTGATCTTCTGCTGTTCTCCCACGCCAACGGTTTTCCCGCGCCGGTCTACAGCGTGATGCTCGATGCGCTGGCCGCGCGCTACCGCGTCGTTCGACCGGAGCGGATCGGCCACGACCCGCGTTATCCGGTGACTTTGAACTGGCCGCATCTGGTCGATGAACTGGCCGCGCGGGTCGAGGCGGCCGCCGGCAACGCACGCCGGATCTGGCTGGTCGGGCATTCGCTCGGCGGCTACCTCAGCCTGCTGGCCGCGCACCGCCTGGCAGATTCAGCGATCGCCTCGCGCCTGGCTGGGGTGATCATGCTCGACTCGCCGCTGATCGCCGGCTGGCGCGCGCATCTGGTGTTGATCGGCCGCCGCACCGGCCTGGACAATCTGGTCATGCCGACGCGCGCTACCCTGCAGCGGCGCAAGCACTGGCCCGACCGCGCCGCGGTGCGCGCGCATTTCCTGGCCAAGCCGGCGTTCGCGCGTTGGGATGCGCGGGTATTGAACGATTACGTCGAACACGGCACCCGCGCCGACGATGCCGGTGCGCGCGAACTGGCGTTCGAGCGTGAAATCGAATATCGGATTTATCGCAGCCTGCCGACCACGACGCTCAGCGGGCTGTCGTCGAAGCTGCGAGTTCCGGTCGGCTTTCTCGCCGGCACGCATTCGCGCGAACTGCGCAACGCCGGCACCGCCGCGACCCGGCGTCTGGTCGGCGAGCGCTGGGCCTGGATCGAGGGCGGTCATCTGTTTCCGATGGAGCGCCCGATGGAGACGGCGCGTGCGATCGAGGCGATGATCGATACGATCGCGCCGAGTGAACATCGGGAAGTCGCGGAGGCTTCGCTGGCTAAGGCCGCGAGGGCCTGA
- a CDS encoding DUF2058 domain-containing protein: protein MSDTLRDQLLGLGFKPAPKPERTERKPDDRRGGKPGAGKPQHRADGANRGDARKPGEQRSGRPASAPGEARPNPNPNRPAHARPGQKPGDTPRGGKPGQVRPPRPGQGTGQGKPRSREDIDLAKAYAIRAQREKDERIAAEQAKQEEARLRREARAKLAELLKDQGLNVADAEIARHFPYGGKIKRVYVTPDQLKQLNAGELGVVQLEGRYVLVTAAMLDQAEAVFAPAVALRVDPNATAEEDPYADPQYQVPDDLVW, encoded by the coding sequence ATGAGCGACACTCTCCGCGACCAATTGCTGGGTCTGGGCTTCAAGCCCGCGCCCAAGCCCGAACGTACCGAGCGCAAGCCCGACGACCGCCGAGGCGGCAAGCCCGGCGCCGGCAAACCTCAGCATCGCGCCGACGGCGCCAACCGCGGCGACGCGCGCAAACCCGGCGAGCAACGCTCCGGCCGTCCTGCGTCCGCGCCCGGCGAAGCGCGTCCAAATCCGAATCCGAATCGCCCCGCGCACGCGCGTCCCGGGCAGAAACCCGGCGACACCCCGCGCGGCGGCAAGCCAGGGCAGGTCCGTCCGCCGCGTCCGGGCCAAGGCACGGGACAGGGCAAGCCGCGTTCGCGCGAAGACATCGATCTGGCCAAGGCCTATGCGATCCGCGCTCAGCGCGAGAAAGACGAGCGCATCGCCGCCGAGCAGGCCAAGCAGGAAGAGGCGCGTTTGCGCCGCGAAGCGCGCGCCAAGCTGGCCGAGTTGCTCAAGGATCAGGGACTCAATGTCGCCGATGCCGAGATCGCGCGGCATTTCCCCTACGGCGGCAAGATCAAGCGGGTTTACGTCACGCCTGATCAGCTCAAGCAGCTCAATGCGGGCGAACTGGGCGTGGTACAGCTTGAAGGCCGTTATGTGCTGGTGACCGCGGCGATGCTCGACCAGGCCGAAGCCGTGTTCGCGCCGGCGGTGGCTTTGCGGGTCGATCCGAATGCGACCGCGGAAGAGGATCCTTACGCCGATCCGCAGTATCAGGTGCCGGACGATCTGGTCTGGTAA
- the metH gene encoding methionine synthase: MTATLPRQTRLSGLEPLQITPESNFVNVGERTNVTGSAQFKKLIMESRYDEAIVVARQQVDNGAQVLDVNMDEGMLDSELAMVTYLNLIAAEPDIARIPVMVDSSKWTVIEAGLKCLQGKGIVNSISMKEGEAEFLRQARLVRRYGAAVVVMAFDEVGQADTIDRKVDICSRAYKLLTEEIGFPPEDIIFDPNVFAIATGIEEHNNYAVDFIEATRELKRRFPYSHISGGVSNVSFSFRGNEIVRQAIHVVFLYHAIKAGMDMGIVNAGGLPLYDDLDPDLRERVEDVVLNRRADGTERLLEIADRFKGKKGEKKVEDLRWRDKPVRDRLSHALVHGIDQWIEEDTEAARAESTRPLDVIEGPLMSGMNVVGDLFGAGKMFLPQVVKSARVMKKAVAYLLPYIEAEKLRTGDVGKSNGKIIMATVKGDVHDIGKNIVGVVLACNNFDVVDLGVMVPAQTILDRAREEKADLIGLSGLITPSLEEMSHVAREMQRQGFTMPLLIGGATTSRAHTALKIDPHYKSPTVWVKDASRAVGVAQSLISIELREPFVAANASDYAEIRERHKNRGDGKRLVSLDKARGQRFDGGWDDYVPPAPKHPGLHVFDDYPLAELVEYIDWTPFFNTWELAGRYPAILSDEIVGKQATELYRDARKMLKQLVEEKWIRAKAVFGLWPANSVGDDVVVWESGIENRQSAQAAEASSDSRFSTPHSRTLHFLRQQADKPADRPDFCLADFIAPKESGLQDWIGGFAVTAGIGIEPHVARFEADHDDYNSIMVKALADRLAEALAERLHQRVRKEFWGYGSDETLDNEALIDEGYRGIRPAPGYPACPEHSEKATLFQMLDATRHTSLELTESFAMYPAAAVSGYYFSHPGSQYFVVGRVNKEQVEDYARRKGVSVIQAERWLASNLDYDPD; encoded by the coding sequence ATGACCGCAACCCTTCCCCGCCAAACCCGCCTGAGCGGTCTCGAACCGCTGCAGATCACGCCGGAAAGCAACTTCGTCAACGTCGGCGAGCGCACCAACGTCACCGGCAGCGCGCAGTTCAAGAAACTGATCATGGAAAGCCGCTACGACGAAGCCATCGTCGTGGCGCGCCAACAGGTCGACAACGGCGCGCAGGTGCTCGACGTCAACATGGACGAGGGCATGCTCGATTCCGAGCTGGCCATGGTCACCTACCTCAACCTGATCGCGGCCGAGCCCGACATCGCCCGCATTCCGGTGATGGTCGACAGCTCCAAGTGGACGGTGATCGAGGCCGGCCTGAAATGCCTGCAGGGCAAGGGCATCGTCAACTCGATCTCGATGAAGGAAGGCGAAGCCGAGTTCCTGCGCCAGGCGCGGCTGGTGCGGCGCTACGGCGCGGCGGTGGTGGTGATGGCCTTCGACGAGGTCGGCCAGGCCGACACCATCGATCGCAAGGTCGATATCTGTTCGCGCGCGTACAAGCTGCTGACGGAAGAAATCGGCTTTCCGCCGGAAGACATCATCTTCGACCCTAACGTGTTCGCCATCGCCACCGGCATCGAGGAACACAACAACTACGCGGTCGATTTCATCGAGGCCACGCGCGAGCTCAAGCGGCGTTTTCCGTACAGCCATATCTCCGGCGGCGTATCCAACGTCTCGTTCTCGTTCCGCGGCAACGAGATCGTGCGCCAGGCGATCCACGTGGTGTTCCTGTACCACGCGATCAAGGCCGGCATGGACATGGGCATCGTCAACGCCGGCGGCCTGCCGCTGTACGACGATCTGGACCCGGACCTGCGCGAACGCGTCGAGGACGTGGTGCTCAACCGCCGCGCGGACGGCACCGAGCGTTTGCTGGAAATCGCCGACCGCTTCAAGGGCAAGAAAGGCGAGAAGAAGGTCGAAGACCTGCGCTGGCGCGACAAGCCGGTGCGCGACCGCCTCAGCCATGCGCTGGTCCATGGCATCGACCAGTGGATCGAGGAAGACACTGAAGCGGCGCGCGCCGAATCCACGCGCCCGCTGGACGTGATCGAAGGCCCGCTGATGTCGGGCATGAACGTGGTCGGCGACCTGTTCGGCGCCGGCAAGATGTTCCTGCCGCAGGTGGTCAAGTCGGCGCGGGTGATGAAGAAGGCCGTGGCCTACCTGCTGCCGTACATCGAAGCCGAGAAGCTGCGCACCGGCGATGTCGGCAAGTCCAACGGCAAGATCATCATGGCGACCGTCAAGGGCGACGTGCACGATATCGGCAAGAACATCGTCGGCGTGGTCCTGGCCTGCAACAACTTCGACGTGGTCGACCTGGGCGTGATGGTGCCGGCGCAGACCATTCTGGATCGCGCCCGCGAGGAGAAGGCCGACCTGATCGGCCTGTCCGGCCTGATCACGCCGTCGCTGGAGGAAATGAGCCACGTCGCCCGCGAAATGCAGCGCCAGGGCTTCACCATGCCGCTGCTGATCGGCGGCGCGACCACTTCGCGCGCACACACCGCGCTGAAGATCGACCCGCACTACAAATCGCCGACGGTCTGGGTCAAGGACGCCTCGCGCGCGGTCGGCGTGGCGCAGTCGCTGATCTCCATCGAGCTGCGCGAGCCCTTCGTCGCCGCCAACGCTTCGGACTACGCGGAAATCCGCGAGCGCCACAAGAACCGCGGCGACGGCAAGCGCCTGGTGTCGCTGGACAAAGCGCGCGGCCAGCGTTTCGACGGCGGCTGGGACGATTACGTTCCGCCGGCGCCGAAGCATCCGGGCCTGCACGTGTTCGACGACTATCCGCTGGCCGAATTGGTGGAGTACATCGACTGGACGCCGTTCTTCAACACCTGGGAACTGGCCGGGCGCTATCCGGCGATCCTGAGCGACGAGATCGTCGGCAAGCAGGCCACCGAGCTGTACCGCGACGCGCGCAAGATGCTCAAGCAGCTGGTCGAGGAAAAGTGGATCCGGGCCAAGGCGGTGTTCGGGCTGTGGCCGGCGAATTCGGTCGGCGACGATGTCGTGGTCTGGGAATCGGGAATTGAGAATCGGCAATCGGCTCAGGCCGCCGAGGCTTCTTCCGATTCCCGATTCTCGACTCCCCATTCCCGAACCTTGCACTTCCTGCGCCAGCAAGCCGACAAGCCGGCCGACCGCCCCGACTTCTGCCTCGCCGATTTCATCGCGCCGAAGGAGTCCGGCCTCCAGGACTGGATCGGCGGCTTCGCCGTCACCGCCGGCATCGGCATCGAGCCGCACGTGGCGCGCTTCGAAGCCGATCACGACGACTACAACTCGATCATGGTCAAGGCTTTGGCCGACCGCCTCGCCGAGGCCCTGGCCGAGCGCCTGCACCAGCGCGTGCGCAAGGAGTTCTGGGGCTACGGCAGCGACGAGACCCTGGACAACGAAGCGCTGATCGACGAAGGCTACCGCGGCATCCGCCCGGCCCCGGGCTACCCGGCCTGCCCGGAGCACAGCGAGAAGGCCACGCTGTTCCAGATGCTGGATGCCACCCGCCACACCAGCCTGGAGCTGACCGAAAGCTTCGCCATGTACCCGGCGGCGGCGGTCTCGGGCTATTACTTCAGCCATCCGGGCAGCCAGTACTTCGTGGTCGGCCGGGTCAACAAGGAACAGGTTGAGGACTACGCCCGCCGCAAGGGCGTCAGCGTGATCCAGGCCGAACGCTGGCTGGCCTCGAATCTGGATTACGATCCGGATTGA
- a CDS encoding TetR/AcrR family transcriptional regulator produces MKVSREQVSENRRRILDAAGRLFRARGFDAVTVSEVMKAAGLTHGAFYGHFQSKDDLIAQTLTHVLTHTRTGDGPAAFLDGYLSPDHCADLAGGCATAGLGADTIRQSPSARTAMTAGLREQLRRMTAHIPGADEDERRRQAIGQWSAMVGALILARLSDDPALSQEVLGQTRAWIAGTQAAGAASSDEAADSTAAG; encoded by the coding sequence ATGAAAGTCAGCCGCGAGCAAGTCAGCGAAAACCGCCGCCGGATCCTCGATGCGGCCGGACGCCTGTTCCGCGCCCGCGGCTTCGACGCGGTCACCGTGTCCGAGGTGATGAAGGCCGCCGGCCTGACTCACGGCGCCTTCTATGGCCATTTCCAGTCCAAGGACGACCTGATCGCCCAGACCCTGACCCACGTGCTGACCCACACCCGCACCGGCGACGGTCCGGCCGCGTTCCTCGACGGCTATCTGTCGCCCGACCACTGCGCCGACCTGGCCGGCGGCTGCGCCACCGCCGGGCTGGGCGCGGACACCATCCGCCAGTCGCCGTCGGCGCGCACCGCAATGACCGCCGGCCTGCGCGAGCAGTTGCGGCGCATGACCGCGCACATTCCCGGCGCGGACGAGGACGAGCGCCGCCGTCAGGCGATCGGGCAGTGGTCGGCGATGGTCGGCGCGCTGATCCTGGCCCGCCTCAGCGACGATCCGGCGCTGTCGCAGGAAGTGCTCGGCCAGACCCGGGCGTGGATCGCCGGGACGCAGGCGGCCGGAGCGGCGTCGTCGGACGAAGCGGCGGATTCGACCGCCGCGGGTTGA
- a CDS encoding homocysteine S-methyltransferase family protein has product MNRLPWINPERAQALETGLAQRILIMDGAMGTMIQQHELAEADYRGERFAQGYDRLYAPRDEHGGEHAHGEGCGCERDQRGNNDLLTLTRPDIIGDIHAQYLAAGADLIETNTFNSTTISLSDYGLEHLARELNLEGARLARKACDEAEARDAAAGKHKPRYVIGVLGPTSRTASLSPDVNRPGYRAITFDELRIAYREATDGLIDGGADVIMVETIFDTLNAKAALFAIEEAFDARGARLPVMISGTITDASGRTLSGQTAEAFWYSVRHNQPVAIGLNCALGAKDLRVHIDVLAQIADANISTHPNAGLPNAFGGYDETPEDMAAVLGEFARAGLLNLVGGCCGTTPAHIAAIAAVVEGVEPRRPLQLVDAAA; this is encoded by the coding sequence ATGAATCGACTTCCGTGGATCAACCCCGAACGCGCCCAGGCGCTGGAAACCGGACTGGCCCAGCGCATCCTGATCATGGACGGGGCGATGGGCACGATGATCCAGCAGCATGAACTGGCCGAGGCCGACTATCGCGGCGAACGCTTCGCGCAAGGCTACGACCGCCTGTACGCGCCGCGCGACGAGCACGGCGGCGAGCACGCCCACGGCGAAGGCTGCGGCTGCGAGCGCGACCAGCGCGGCAACAACGACCTGCTGACCCTGACCCGGCCGGACATCATCGGCGACATCCACGCCCAGTATCTGGCCGCCGGCGCCGACCTGATCGAGACCAACACTTTCAACTCGACCACGATCTCGCTGAGCGACTACGGCCTGGAGCATCTGGCGCGCGAGTTGAACCTGGAAGGCGCGCGGCTGGCGCGCAAGGCCTGCGACGAAGCCGAGGCGCGCGACGCCGCCGCCGGCAAGCACAAGCCGCGCTACGTGATCGGCGTGCTCGGCCCGACCAGCCGCACCGCATCGCTGAGCCCGGACGTCAACCGCCCCGGCTACCGCGCGATCACCTTCGACGAACTGCGCATCGCCTACCGCGAAGCCACCGACGGGCTGATCGACGGCGGCGCCGACGTGATCATGGTCGAGACCATCTTCGACACGCTCAACGCCAAGGCCGCGCTGTTCGCGATCGAGGAAGCCTTCGACGCGCGCGGCGCGCGGCTGCCGGTGATGATCTCCGGCACCATCACCGACGCCTCCGGCCGCACCCTGTCGGGGCAGACGGCGGAGGCGTTCTGGTACTCGGTGCGGCACAACCAGCCGGTGGCGATCGGCCTGAACTGCGCGCTCGGCGCCAAGGACCTGCGCGTGCACATCGACGTGCTGGCGCAGATCGCCGACGCCAACATCAGCACCCATCCCAACGCCGGCCTGCCCAACGCCTTCGGCGGCTACGACGAGACCCCGGAAGACATGGCCGCGGTGCTGGGCGAGTTCGCCCGCGCCGGGCTGCTGAATCTGGTCGGCGGTTGCTGCGGCACCACCCCGGCGCACATTGCCGCGATCGCCGCGGTGGTCGAGGGCGTGGAGCCGCGGCGGCCGTTGCAGTTGGTCGATGCGGCGGCGTGA